In one window of Acidimicrobiales bacterium DNA:
- the nadC gene encoding carboxylating nicotinate-nucleotide diphosphorylase: MRSPTPFDPPAGVVADRVALALAEDLEPLGDVSAALLDPMRRVTATIASRATGVLAGVACADETFARVDPAIAVTWHAVDGDAVEPGTRCATVAGSLASIATAERTALNFLGHLSGIATSTRLHVSEALGQVTVWDTRKTTPGLRALEKAAVRAGGGRNHRGNLSEWVMIKDTHLSVTSIADAVAAARDRWPGKTVEVECDSLDQVREALDAGVDLVLLDNMTPVETRECVLAAEEHAAGHDRRPLLEASGGISLEVVRAYAATGVDLVSIGALTNSAPILDLGLDIDTDEGSQPCSS, translated from the coding sequence GTGAGAAGCCCGACACCCTTCGACCCTCCCGCAGGCGTGGTCGCCGATCGCGTCGCACTCGCTCTGGCGGAAGACCTCGAACCGCTCGGCGACGTGTCGGCAGCGCTTTTGGATCCGATGCGCCGTGTCACGGCGACCATCGCGTCCCGCGCCACAGGCGTCCTCGCCGGGGTGGCCTGCGCAGACGAGACCTTCGCACGCGTGGATCCCGCCATCGCCGTGACATGGCACGCGGTCGACGGCGACGCGGTCGAGCCCGGGACGCGCTGTGCCACCGTCGCAGGGTCGCTCGCGTCGATTGCGACCGCGGAGCGGACGGCGCTCAACTTCCTCGGTCACCTCTCGGGTATCGCCACCTCCACGCGGCTACACGTCAGCGAGGCTCTCGGGCAGGTCACCGTGTGGGACACTCGCAAGACGACACCGGGGCTGCGTGCGCTCGAGAAGGCTGCGGTACGAGCCGGTGGCGGTCGTAATCACCGGGGCAATCTGTCCGAGTGGGTGATGATCAAGGACACCCATCTGTCGGTGACGTCCATCGCCGACGCTGTGGCCGCGGCCCGTGACCGCTGGCCCGGCAAGACGGTTGAGGTCGAGTGCGACTCACTCGACCAGGTCCGGGAGGCGCTCGACGCCGGGGTCGACCTCGTCCTCCTGGACAACATGACTCCCGTGGAGACGCGTGAATGCGTGTTGGCTGCGGAGGAACACGCGGCCGGCCACGACCGTCGTCCACTGCTCGAGGCATCAGGTGGGATCAGCCTCGAGGTCGTACGGGCCTACGCCGCCACCGGGGTCGACCTCGTCTCGATCGGGGCTCTCACGAATTCGGCGCCCATCCTCGACCTCGGCCTCGACATCGACACGGACGAGGGGAGCCAGCCGTGCTCCTCGTAG
- a CDS encoding phospholipid scramblase-related protein — MSNPAGWFPDPYGRHELRYWNGTEWTEHVSSHGRQSVDAPSGVPPAVTGTATPDRIADQLRRHEAATARAGGTAATWQGSGHLLDEPVLVVNQKAKIIEVNAEYAVYDGTGTQIGAVRQVGQSALKKFVRVVSSADQFMTHTYQVVDAAGNVVMGITRPRKFVKSRVVVTDGLGEVVGEARQENAIGKIRFGLYGADDERVGTIRAENWRAWNFDVVDAADESVARMTKTWEGLAKTLFTTADNYVVQIHRPLADPLRTLVVAAALTVDTALKQDSRGFS, encoded by the coding sequence ATGTCGAACCCGGCGGGATGGTTCCCCGACCCTTATGGTCGCCACGAGCTGCGGTACTGGAACGGAACGGAGTGGACCGAGCACGTGTCCTCGCACGGCCGCCAGAGCGTCGATGCACCTTCGGGCGTGCCGCCGGCCGTCACCGGTACCGCCACACCGGATCGCATCGCCGATCAACTCCGGCGCCACGAGGCGGCCACCGCCAGGGCGGGCGGGACGGCGGCCACATGGCAGGGGAGCGGACACCTCCTCGATGAGCCGGTGCTCGTGGTGAACCAGAAGGCCAAGATCATCGAGGTCAACGCGGAGTACGCCGTCTACGACGGAACCGGCACCCAGATCGGGGCGGTGCGCCAAGTCGGTCAGAGCGCCCTGAAGAAGTTCGTCCGGGTCGTCTCGAGCGCCGACCAGTTCATGACGCACACCTACCAGGTGGTCGACGCCGCCGGGAACGTCGTGATGGGGATCACCCGGCCCCGGAAGTTCGTCAAGTCCCGGGTCGTGGTCACCGACGGTCTCGGCGAGGTGGTCGGTGAGGCCCGGCAGGAGAACGCCATCGGCAAGATCCGCTTCGGGCTCTACGGCGCCGACGACGAACGCGTCGGGACCATCCGCGCCGAGAACTGGCGGGCCTGGAACTTCGACGTGGTGGATGCCGCAGACGAGTCGGTGGCACGGATGACCAAGACCTGGGAGGGTCTCGCCAAGACGCTGTTCACCACGGCGGACAACTACGTGGTGCAGATCCACCGTCCGTTGGCGGATCCGCTACGGACACTCGTCGTGGCGGCGGCACTCACCGTCGACACGGCACTCAAGCAGGACTCGCGGGGCTTCTCGTGA
- the panC gene encoding pantoate--beta-alanine ligase, translating to MRTFETKQALRVWLDEARADGATIGVVPTMGYLHDGHISLVRRSVRECNLTVVTIFVNPLQFAPDDDLEAYPRDLDRDRAACAAAGANAVFAPSVSEMYPRPIETTVSVGGVSGPLEGEYRPGHFDGVATVVTKLLSIAGSCRAYFGEKDWQQLAVIRRMATDLDLPATIVGCPIVREADGLAMSSRNVYLDAPQRRAAAVLNRALAAGVAAVEAGERDPGAVRAVVDSVLATEPLVDTPDYVAVVDATTLREPATLSGSVRLLVAARVGRARLIDNMGVVLSGDS from the coding sequence ATGAGGACCTTCGAGACGAAGCAGGCGCTGCGCGTCTGGCTCGACGAGGCGCGTGCGGACGGTGCGACGATCGGTGTGGTCCCGACGATGGGCTACCTGCACGACGGACACATCAGCCTGGTGCGACGGTCCGTGCGGGAATGCAACCTCACCGTCGTGACGATCTTCGTCAACCCGCTGCAGTTCGCCCCTGACGACGATCTCGAGGCCTATCCCCGGGACCTCGATCGCGACCGGGCCGCCTGCGCCGCGGCGGGCGCCAACGCCGTGTTCGCCCCTTCGGTCTCGGAGATGTACCCCCGCCCGATCGAGACGACGGTGAGCGTCGGTGGCGTGTCGGGGCCGCTGGAAGGCGAGTACCGGCCCGGGCATTTCGACGGGGTCGCGACGGTCGTGACCAAGTTGTTGTCGATCGCCGGGAGCTGTCGGGCCTACTTCGGCGAGAAGGACTGGCAACAGCTCGCGGTGATACGGCGGATGGCCACCGACCTGGACCTCCCCGCCACGATCGTCGGCTGTCCGATCGTGCGGGAAGCCGACGGGCTCGCGATGTCGAGCCGCAACGTCTATCTCGACGCCCCACAGCGGCGCGCGGCGGCCGTTCTCAACCGGGCGCTCGCCGCGGGAGTGGCGGCGGTCGAAGCCGGTGAGCGAGACCCCGGGGCCGTGCGCGCGGTCGTCGACTCGGTTCTCGCGACGGAGCCACTCGTCGACACGCCCGACTACGTGGCCGTGGTCGACGCGACCACGTTGCGGGAGCCGGCGACCCTGTCGGGATCGGTGCGGCTCCTCGTCGCGGCCAGGGTCGGCCGCGCCCGCCTCATCGACAACATGGGTGTGGTGCTCTCCGGAGACTCCTGA
- a CDS encoding DUF2520 domain-containing protein encodes MRRRVRIVGGGRAGGAFALALGSVGWSVVGVLGRDDDPRDAASDVDLVLIATPDAAVAVTAATIEPDPETVVAHVAGSLGLGVLAGHPRRGALHPLMSLPDPEAGARLLLGGGIFAVAGDPLAGAVVDDLGGRTVEVSDEHRVLYHAAACVASNHLVALLGQVERLAEIVGVPFEAYLDLVAGTVANVGEVGPAAALTGPAARGDVDTIRRHLAALPFDERPGYEAMVAEARRLAGGTSGGERG; translated from the coding sequence GTGAGACGTCGCGTACGCATCGTCGGGGGCGGTCGTGCGGGCGGCGCGTTCGCGCTGGCTCTCGGATCGGTGGGCTGGAGCGTCGTCGGCGTCCTCGGTAGGGACGACGACCCGCGAGATGCCGCGAGCGACGTCGATCTCGTGCTGATCGCCACGCCTGACGCGGCGGTCGCGGTCACGGCGGCCACGATCGAGCCGGACCCCGAGACGGTCGTCGCCCACGTGGCAGGTTCACTGGGTCTCGGCGTCCTCGCCGGCCACCCGCGGCGGGGAGCGCTCCACCCGCTGATGAGTCTCCCGGATCCAGAGGCGGGCGCGCGCCTGTTGCTCGGAGGCGGCATCTTCGCCGTGGCGGGGGACCCCCTGGCGGGTGCGGTCGTCGATGATCTGGGCGGACGCACCGTCGAGGTCTCCGATGAGCATCGTGTCCTCTACCACGCCGCCGCGTGTGTCGCGTCGAATCATCTGGTGGCGCTCCTCGGTCAGGTCGAGAGGCTGGCCGAAATCGTCGGCGTCCCGTTCGAGGCCTACCTGGACCTCGTCGCCGGGACGGTGGCGAACGTGGGCGAAGTCGGTCCGGCCGCGGCGCTCACGGGGCCAGCCGCGCGCGGTGATGTCGATACGATCCGACGTCATCTCGCGGCTCTGCCCTTCGACGAACGGCCCGGCTACGAGGCGATGGTCGCCGAGGCCCGACGACTGGCGGGCGGCACCTCCGGAGGGGAGCGAGGATGA
- the folK gene encoding 2-amino-4-hydroxy-6-hydroxymethyldihydropteridine diphosphokinase gives MTRALLALGSNLGDRRGHLADALASMPDVVATSDVFETAPVGGPDRQGPYLNMVALLETDLSARELLGVARRLEQAASRRREVHWGPRTLDVDILWVDGETVDSDDLVVPHPRMTERAFVMIPVRDVAPDLATDWPSESAAVVRLGPLESLAHG, from the coding sequence GTGACGAGGGCCCTTCTCGCTCTCGGCTCGAATCTCGGTGACAGGCGCGGGCATCTGGCCGACGCCCTCGCGTCGATGCCCGACGTGGTCGCCACCTCCGACGTCTTCGAGACGGCCCCCGTCGGTGGGCCCGACCGCCAGGGCCCCTACCTCAACATGGTCGCCCTGTTGGAGACCGACCTGTCGGCGCGTGAACTCCTCGGTGTCGCCCGCCGTCTCGAGCAGGCCGCGAGCCGCCGCCGTGAGGTCCACTGGGGGCCACGTACCCTCGATGTCGACATCTTGTGGGTCGACGGCGAGACCGTCGACTCCGACGATCTCGTCGTCCCGCATCCCCGGATGACCGAGCGGGCCTTCGTCATGATCCCCGTGCGCGATGTCGCCCCCGATCTCGCCACCGACTGGCCCTCCGAGTCCGCGGCCGTCGTGAGATTGGGGCCGCTGGAATCGCTCGCTCACGGGTGA
- the folB gene encoding dihydroneopterin aldolase, with product MGDAILIRDLRVLARCGALPEEHERPQPFDIDLDVFTDMARASETDDLADTIDYGELTAAVVERVTTGHVTLLERLAAVIAEVVLVDERVSEVTVEVRKVRPPLPHDVATTGVRITRDRP from the coding sequence ATGGGCGACGCCATCCTCATACGGGACCTGCGGGTCCTCGCCCGTTGCGGCGCCCTCCCCGAGGAGCACGAACGGCCTCAGCCCTTCGACATCGACCTCGACGTGTTCACGGACATGGCCCGAGCGTCGGAGACCGACGATCTGGCGGACACGATCGATTACGGGGAACTCACCGCCGCAGTGGTGGAGCGGGTGACGACAGGCCACGTCACGCTCCTCGAGCGGTTGGCCGCGGTGATCGCCGAGGTCGTCCTTGTCGATGAGCGCGTGAGCGAGGTCACCGTCGAGGTGCGCAAGGTCCGGCCCCCGCTGCCCCACGACGTGGCGACGACCGGTGTGAGGATCACCCGGGACCGACCGTGA
- the ftsH gene encoding ATP-dependent zinc metalloprotease FtsH, with product MKLLRPRTRGQVWTVIAVCLVIAGGLWWFGFRDGGVDRTPLTLNEFRTAIADADVDAVTIDDRASVITGELDDGTLFRVTYPREFGDELTEDLIDAGVETRISNAGGSLLLGVFLSLLPVLVLLTVFLVIFKKMQSSGGGLFRMGKTQARKISADEPTVGFSDVAGADEAVEELQEIKDFLSNPQRFLAMGAKIPKGVLLYGPPGTGKTLLARAVAGEAGVPFFSLSGSDFVEMFVGVGASRVRDLFAQAKEAAPAIVFVDEIDAVGRHRGAGVGGGHDEREQTLNQLLVEMDGFDVATGVILIAATNRPDILDPALLRPGRFDRQIVVDRPDLLGRRSILDVHGATKPLGDDVDLETVARRTPGFTGADLANLMNESALLAARRGSQIIETVDLEAAIDRVIAGPERKNRVMSERERRIVAFHEAGHALVGHILQNTDPIHKVSIVSRGRALGWTLSLPVEDRYLKSRSELRDEMAMLLGGRAAEEMVFGDPTTGAADDIDRVTKLARTMVAEHGMSERIGPRRLGARRDEVFLGKEVGHDRDYSEEVASVIDSEVAELVDIAHREARAILVTHRGALNDLAAALIEHETLDEEDLAEIFEGLESWDRQTLGDHHRSGVPEESTAILDTSPMLSEDIGHSDRGERPTNRG from the coding sequence GTGAAGCTCCTCCGGCCACGCACCCGCGGCCAGGTCTGGACCGTCATCGCGGTCTGCCTGGTGATCGCAGGCGGTCTCTGGTGGTTCGGATTCCGCGACGGCGGGGTCGACCGGACCCCGTTGACCCTCAACGAGTTCCGGACCGCCATAGCCGACGCCGACGTGGATGCCGTCACGATCGACGACCGGGCCAGCGTGATCACGGGGGAGCTGGACGACGGCACCCTGTTCCGCGTCACCTACCCCCGGGAGTTCGGCGACGAGCTGACGGAGGACCTCATCGACGCCGGGGTCGAGACCCGCATCAGCAACGCCGGTGGGTCACTGCTGCTGGGGGTGTTCCTGTCCCTGCTGCCCGTCCTCGTCTTGTTGACGGTCTTCCTGGTGATCTTCAAGAAGATGCAGAGCAGCGGCGGCGGGCTGTTCCGCATGGGCAAGACCCAGGCGCGCAAGATCTCCGCCGACGAACCGACGGTCGGTTTCAGCGACGTCGCCGGCGCGGACGAAGCGGTCGAGGAGCTCCAGGAGATCAAGGACTTCCTGTCGAACCCGCAGCGGTTCCTCGCCATGGGCGCCAAGATCCCCAAGGGTGTTCTTCTCTACGGTCCGCCCGGCACGGGTAAGACCCTGCTCGCACGTGCGGTGGCCGGAGAGGCCGGTGTTCCGTTCTTCTCGCTGAGCGGCTCGGACTTCGTCGAGATGTTCGTCGGTGTCGGCGCGAGCCGGGTCAGGGACCTCTTCGCCCAGGCGAAGGAGGCCGCGCCCGCCATCGTCTTCGTCGACGAGATCGACGCTGTCGGCCGTCATCGTGGCGCCGGCGTCGGCGGCGGTCACGACGAACGCGAACAGACGCTCAACCAGCTCCTCGTCGAGATGGACGGTTTCGACGTCGCAACGGGTGTCATCCTCATCGCAGCGACGAACCGCCCGGACATCTTGGACCCCGCGCTGCTGCGTCCGGGCCGCTTCGATCGCCAGATCGTCGTCGACCGTCCCGACCTTCTGGGGCGTCGGTCGATTCTCGACGTGCACGGCGCGACCAAGCCTCTGGGCGACGACGTCGATCTGGAGACCGTCGCGCGGCGCACGCCCGGTTTCACCGGCGCCGACCTCGCGAATCTCATGAACGAATCAGCGCTCCTCGCCGCTCGGCGCGGCAGCCAGATCATCGAGACCGTCGACCTCGAGGCCGCAATCGACAGGGTCATCGCCGGTCCCGAGCGCAAGAACCGGGTGATGTCGGAACGCGAGCGGCGCATCGTCGCGTTCCACGAGGCCGGACACGCGCTCGTCGGCCACATCCTCCAGAACACCGACCCGATCCACAAGGTGTCGATCGTCTCGCGGGGCCGGGCGCTGGGCTGGACGCTTTCGTTGCCGGTAGAGGACAGGTACCTCAAGTCACGGTCCGAGCTCCGCGACGAGATGGCGATGCTCCTCGGCGGCCGGGCGGCTGAGGAGATGGTGTTCGGTGACCCGACGACGGGCGCCGCCGACGACATCGACCGGGTGACGAAGCTCGCCCGGACCATGGTCGCCGAACACGGCATGTCCGAGAGGATCGGCCCCCGCAGACTCGGGGCCCGCCGTGACGAGGTGTTCCTCGGCAAGGAGGTCGGTCACGACCGCGACTACTCCGAGGAGGTCGCGTCGGTGATCGATTCCGAGGTCGCCGAACTCGTGGACATCGCGCATCGTGAGGCGCGGGCCATCCTCGTGACCCACCGGGGCGCGCTGAACGACCTCGCCGCGGCGCTCATCGAGCACGAGACCCTCGACGAGGAGGATCTGGCGGAGATATTCGAGGGTCTCGAGTCCTGGGACCGTCAGACCCTCGGCGATCACCACCGTTCCGGCGTGCCCGAGGAGTCAACCGCGATCCTCGACACATCGCCGATGCTCTCGGAGGACATCGGTCACTCCGACCGGGGTGAGCGACCGACCAACCGGGGTTGA
- the hpt gene encoding hypoxanthine phosphoribosyltransferase, with translation MNTSHPPPDPGPVLLPAEVISGRISELGEEITRDYSGRAPLLVGVLKGAFMFMADLARAIDLPVEMDFMAVSSYGESTKSSGVVRIVKDLDLDLGDRDVILVEDIVDSGLTLAYVRRNLWARNPASLEICALLVREGRQETSNELAYVGFEVPPDFVVGYGLDVAERFRNLPDIRSYDPL, from the coding sequence GTGAACACCTCACATCCCCCACCCGACCCCGGACCCGTCCTGTTGCCCGCCGAGGTGATCAGCGGCCGGATCAGCGAACTCGGCGAGGAGATCACCCGCGACTATTCCGGGCGGGCCCCGCTGCTGGTTGGTGTCCTCAAGGGCGCCTTCATGTTCATGGCCGACCTCGCGCGGGCGATCGACCTGCCCGTCGAGATGGACTTCATGGCGGTGTCGTCCTACGGCGAGTCGACGAAGAGCTCGGGCGTCGTACGGATCGTCAAGGATCTCGATCTCGACCTCGGCGATCGCGACGTGATCCTCGTGGAGGACATCGTGGACAGCGGACTGACGCTCGCCTATGTCCGCCGCAACCTCTGGGCCCGCAACCCGGCGTCGCTCGAGATCTGTGCGCTGCTCGTGCGCGAGGGCCGACAGGAGACGAGCAACGAGCTCGCCTACGTCGGCTTCGAGGTCCCGCCGGACTTCGTCGTCGGGTACGGCCTCGACGTGGCGGAACGGTTCCGGAATCTCCCGGATATCCGCTCGTACGACCCGCTGTGA
- the tilS gene encoding tRNA lysidine(34) synthetase TilS — protein MVCAVSGGADSVSLAILAVASGLTVTIAHVDHGLRADSGDDAAAVRSLAEDLDVAFVVHRANVEPGPDLEARARAARHAAVGPDALFGHTADDVAETVLWNLLRGAGPAGTSPMIGSARHPLIGLRRSQTRALCAELGIEPRHDPTNDDPAFTRNRVRHEVLPLLDDVAGRDVVAAIVRHAELSAELAALADHLGGAVDPTDAAALTCEPRAVARAAVRRWIMETTADGYGPDLATVDRVLDVARGTWRATEIGDGRSVARTAGELRIIETRTGRLVDP, from the coding sequence GTGGTGTGTGCCGTCTCCGGCGGAGCCGACTCGGTCTCGCTCGCCATCCTCGCGGTGGCGTCCGGCCTCACCGTCACGATCGCCCACGTCGACCACGGGCTGCGCGCCGACTCGGGTGACGATGCGGCCGCGGTTCGTAGCCTCGCCGAGGACCTCGATGTCGCGTTCGTCGTGCACCGGGCGAACGTCGAACCCGGACCCGACCTCGAGGCGCGTGCCCGTGCGGCCCGGCACGCCGCCGTGGGGCCCGACGCGCTCTTCGGCCACACGGCCGACGACGTCGCCGAGACCGTGCTGTGGAATCTCCTGCGGGGAGCGGGACCCGCCGGTACGTCACCGATGATCGGGTCGGCGCGTCATCCGCTCATCGGACTACGCAGGTCCCAGACACGCGCCCTGTGTGCGGAGCTCGGCATAGAACCCCGGCACGACCCGACCAACGACGACCCGGCCTTCACCCGCAACAGGGTCCGCCACGAGGTGTTGCCCCTTCTCGACGACGTCGCAGGTCGTGACGTCGTCGCAGCGATCGTGCGCCATGCCGAGCTCAGTGCCGAACTGGCGGCGCTCGCCGATCACCTCGGCGGCGCGGTCGACCCGACCGACGCCGCGGCCCTGACCTGCGAGCCCCGGGCGGTCGCGCGCGCTGCGGTGCGTCGCTGGATCATGGAGACCACAGCTGACGGCTACGGACCCGACCTCGCCACTGTGGACCGGGTTCTCGACGTCGCCCGCGGGACCTGGCGGGCGACCGAGATCGGTGACGGCCGCAGCGTGGCGCGCACGGCGGGGGAACTCCGGATCATCGAGACCCGGACCGGTAGGCTCGTCGATCCGTGA
- a CDS encoding zinc-dependent metalloprotease, which produces MTTPVDWDFAQRVAERFSRREQATDAYHHETLVADFHELTAEAEQLVAAETGLVSNAGPARARVADRSMWIGANIASFQRLLRPLTDKMAEKFDKQGPLAGLTRRAGGAEVGIVLGWMSTRVLGQYDLLIIEEERPDDQDIVYYVGPNILALERKHGFPPREFRLWLALHETTHRAQFTGVPWLRGYFLSLVEETLDEIDPDPQRLLDAAKKILEARRRGEDALDGGLAVLLATERQREVLDRISGMMSLLEGHGDVTMDRAGEGRVPNAERFASVLRRRRNSARGVSRLFQKLIGIEAKLNQYAAGEAFIAAVEEAGGPELLNRAWEGPENLPSMSEIREPALWIERIRTGADPAALAG; this is translated from the coding sequence GTGACGACACCCGTCGACTGGGATTTCGCACAACGCGTCGCCGAGCGCTTCTCCCGCAGGGAGCAGGCCACCGACGCCTACCACCACGAGACGCTCGTCGCCGACTTCCACGAGCTGACGGCCGAGGCCGAGCAACTCGTCGCAGCGGAGACAGGCCTTGTGTCCAACGCGGGCCCGGCCCGTGCGAGGGTCGCCGACCGCTCCATGTGGATCGGAGCGAACATCGCTTCGTTCCAGCGTCTCCTGCGTCCGCTGACCGACAAGATGGCCGAGAAGTTCGACAAGCAGGGCCCTCTCGCCGGTCTGACCCGACGTGCGGGCGGTGCCGAGGTCGGCATCGTCCTGGGCTGGATGTCGACGCGGGTCCTCGGACAGTACGACCTGCTCATCATCGAAGAAGAACGGCCCGACGACCAGGACATCGTCTACTACGTCGGTCCGAACATCCTGGCTCTCGAACGCAAGCACGGGTTCCCGCCCCGTGAGTTCCGTCTCTGGTTGGCCCTGCACGAGACCACCCACCGCGCCCAGTTCACCGGGGTGCCGTGGCTACGGGGATATTTCCTCTCCCTCGTGGAGGAGACCCTCGACGAGATCGACCCTGACCCGCAACGACTTCTCGACGCCGCGAAGAAGATTCTCGAGGCACGCCGGCGGGGAGAGGACGCTCTCGACGGCGGTCTCGCCGTCCTTCTCGCAACCGAGCGCCAACGCGAGGTGCTCGACCGGATCTCGGGGATGATGAGCCTTCTGGAGGGCCACGGTGACGTCACGATGGATCGTGCGGGTGAAGGTCGCGTCCCCAACGCCGAACGTTTCGCATCGGTCCTGCGCCGTCGCCGCAACTCCGCCCGCGGAGTGAGTCGCCTGTTCCAGAAGCTCATCGGGATCGAGGCGAAGCTCAACCAGTACGCCGCCGGTGAGGCGTTCATCGCCGCCGTCGAGGAAGCCGGCGGGCCCGAGCTGCTCAACCGTGCGTGGGAGGGCCCCGAGAACCTCCCCTCGATGAGCGAGATCCGTGAGCCGGCGCTGTGGATCGAGCGGATTCGCACCGGGGCGGATCCCGCAGCCCTGGCGGGTTGA
- a CDS encoding sigma-70 family RNA polymerase sigma factor: MADPTTFAAQATPFTDQLYSTALRMTRNPSDAEDLVQETFLRGYRGFERFEEGTNLRAWLFRILTNTFINTYRRKQRRPDETDLADLPDLYLYRQLDDGERGRSAEDELLDHLTEGEIVDALEALPDQYRLAVLLADVEGFAYKEIAEILDIPIGTVMSRLHRGRKRLQEQLYEFGRRRGLVDEPVEATEDDPRRDRDGAVAGSAATSVTGGAE, translated from the coding sequence ATGGCTGATCCCACGACTTTCGCGGCGCAGGCGACGCCGTTCACCGATCAGCTCTACTCGACGGCGTTGCGGATGACCCGTAACCCCAGCGATGCCGAAGACCTGGTCCAGGAGACCTTCCTGCGCGGCTACCGGGGATTCGAGCGGTTCGAGGAGGGCACGAATCTGCGTGCCTGGCTGTTCCGCATCCTCACGAACACGTTCATCAACACCTACCGGCGCAAGCAGCGGCGTCCGGACGAGACCGACCTCGCGGACCTCCCCGACCTCTATCTGTACCGCCAACTCGACGATGGCGAGCGCGGCCGCAGTGCCGAGGACGAGCTGCTCGACCACCTCACCGAGGGCGAGATCGTCGACGCGCTCGAGGCTCTACCGGACCAGTACCGCCTCGCGGTACTGCTCGCCGACGTGGAGGGATTCGCCTACAAGGAGATCGCCGAGATCCTCGACATCCCGATCGGCACCGTCATGAGTCGCCTGCATCGTGGAAGAAAGCGCCTCCAGGAGCAGTTGTACGAGTTCGGCCGACGACGTGGACTCGTCGACGAACCGGTCGAAGCAACCGAGGACGACCCCCGACGCGATCGGGACGGCGCCGTGGCGGGTTCCGCGGCGACCAGCGTGACGGGAGGAGCGGAGTGA
- a CDS encoding CAP domain-containing protein has translation MPTPPPPPVTAQTLAVPTAAPTAPPPTPTPTAPPPPPPTPTPTPTPSPPSNAGSEAALVARTNAVRSSAGLGPLTVDGSLTAHARAWAAHMATTGVLGHSGGVAWPNWGENVGYAFDSVNTVFDLWLASPGHLDNMLHPGVTHIGIGVVVDASGQIWVSQIMGG, from the coding sequence ATGCCGACACCGCCACCGCCTCCGGTGACGGCGCAGACTCTGGCCGTGCCGACCGCCGCGCCGACGGCCCCGCCGCCCACCCCCACGCCGACGGCCCCGCCGCCCCCGCCACCCACCCCCACGCCGACACCTACGCCTTCGCCTCCGTCGAACGCGGGGTCCGAAGCTGCACTCGTCGCGCGCACGAACGCGGTACGTTCATCGGCCGGCCTCGGTCCGCTGACCGTCGACGGTTCGCTGACGGCCCATGCGAGGGCATGGGCGGCGCATATGGCCACGACAGGGGTCCTGGGGCACTCCGGCGGCGTCGCCTGGCCCAACTGGGGCGAGAACGTCGGCTACGCCTTCGACTCGGTGAACACGGTGTTCGACCTGTGGCTTGCGAGCCCCGGTCACCTCGACAACATGTTGCATCCCGGCGTGACCCATATCGGCATCGGTGTCGTCGTGGACGCATCCGGCCAGATCTGGGTCAGCCAGATCATGGGCGGCTGA
- a CDS encoding TIGR03086 family metal-binding protein, translated as MSQNLRRFVRCVYALDAVVNRVEVEAWDNPSPCPEWTAREVLGHALTVVRLVGDTAAGAQARGPGPTETAGDDPLSTWAAARDHTLEALDTQGVLRTERDTPFGHISVDSFLAGIYVDPLTHTWDLAVATGQPHGIAADLAAEAQATVVKIGDAIRGPGRMADPVPGDWHDPVASFAAFTGRRP; from the coding sequence TCAACCGCGTCGAGGTGGAGGCGTGGGACAACCCGTCACCGTGTCCCGAGTGGACCGCTCGGGAGGTCCTCGGACACGCCCTCACCGTCGTTCGGCTGGTCGGGGATACCGCTGCGGGCGCGCAGGCCCGGGGTCCGGGGCCCACCGAGACGGCGGGCGACGACCCGCTGTCCACCTGGGCGGCAGCTCGCGATCACACCCTCGAGGCGCTGGACACCCAGGGGGTTCTGCGGACGGAGCGTGACACGCCGTTCGGCCACATCTCCGTCGACAGCTTCCTCGCCGGAATCTACGTCGACCCGCTCACACACACGTGGGATCTCGCGGTGGCCACAGGTCAACCCCATGGCATCGCAGCGGACCTGGCGGCCGAGGCGCAGGCCACCGTCGTGAAGATCGGCGACGCCATCCGCGGCCCGGGACGGATGGCCGATCCGGTGCCGGGGGACTGGCACGATCCCGTGGCGAGCTTCGCCGCTTTCACCGGTCGTCGCCCCTGA